Proteins co-encoded in one Panulirus ornatus isolate Po-2019 chromosome 68, ASM3632096v1, whole genome shotgun sequence genomic window:
- the LOC139747487 gene encoding alpha-amylase-like isoform X2 yields the protein MTECLIIRLLVLVGVCLGVRAEEAGYENPSCGGKTVIVQLFEWKWTDIALECQRFLAPAGFCGVQVSPPNEHAIITADYPHPWWQRYQPVSYKLVSRSGTEEEFFDMVHRCNAVGVRIFVDVVVNHMAAVGRAGVGSAGSTFNGTERDFPGVPYTAQDFTPREMCPSKDGSVTDYNDPRNVRNCYLEGLCDLYGASEHVRQEVGRYLSRMVDAGVAGFRMDASKHMWPQDLRFMMDLTSDLNISHGFPHNTRPFFFQEVVDRKDGAVTVQEYYGLGRITDFRYCQKVAWGVQDPAQLVGVYDPAWGMADPDKAFVFVDNHDTQRGHRGHGDQLSYRWPRDYQLGVAFTLAQPYGFTRIMSSYDFGSDTNAGPPHLDDYRTADVVINEKHKCEGGWVCEHRWNTLYKMVRFRNAVVGTGWWTNYYSDGNVVAFSRGSRGFFLLVKNGTVSQTFQTSLPAGTYEDVVSCMSVTVKDDGTAEISTREEQPVLAICVACNCSEPFRTPPSPQQPDGMATTTTTPDEVSTQPTTEGVTTPAGQTSSSITEGVHRTVIFIRKQTTEGQDLFLRGGLDVGRRPGCLEHTQTVHCAIDMTTNPLGATSHYAKYDSWRLGDTRLDWMGGQVGQGTYRGQPASGTAMAWTSNHSSSPGYQELNTFGDHYWMADVNLDCSQTKAGWFEVKAFLTHANGGWEADITQETPCSGTAGGLPPYTSRNHLGRCGHFNVFAFNASVCMINTF from the exons ATGACAGAGTGTCTGATCATAAG gttgttagtgttggtgggAGTGTGTTTGGGCGTGAGGGCTGAGGAAGCGGGCTACGAGAACCCATCCTGTGGAGGCAAGACTGTCATCGTCCAGCTCTTTGAGTGGAAGTGGACCGACATCGCCCTTGAATGTCAAAGGTTCCTGGCCCCAGCTGGCTTCTGCGGTGTCCAG GTGTCGCCGCCCAATGAGCACGCAATCATCACGGCAGACTACCCTCACCCGTGGTGGCAGCGCTACCAGCCAGTCTCCTACAAGTTGGTGTCCCGCTCTGGAACGGAAGAAGAATTCTTTGATATGGTCCACCGTTGCAACGCTgttggggtcag GATCTTTGTCGACGTTGTGGTGAACCACATGGCGGCAGTGGGGCGGGCGGGCGTCGGGTCGGCCGGCTCCACGTTTAACGGAACCGAACGCGACTTCCCCGGCGTCCCCTACACTGCCCAGGACTTCACACCCAGGGAGATGTGCCCCTCGAAGGATG GCTCTGTGACCGACTACAATGACCCCAGGAACGTACGGAACTGCTACCTGGAAGGACTGTGTGACCTGTATGGGGCCTCAGAGCACGTGAGGCAGGAGGTGGGTCGCTACCTCAGCAGGATGGTGGACGCGGGCGTGGCCGGGTTCAGGATGGACGCCTCCAAACACATGTGGCCACAG GACTTGCGGTTCATGATGGACTTGACCAGTGACCTCAACATCTCGCATGGCTTCCCACACAACACGCGACCTTTCTTCTTCCAAGAGGTTGTAGACAGGAAGGACGGCGCCGTCACCGTCCAGGAGTACTATGGCTTGG GTCGTATTACGGACTTCAGGTACTGTCAGAAGGTGGCCTGGGGCGTCCAGGACCCCGCCCAGTTGGTCGGTGTTTATGACCCCGCCTGGGGCATGGCAGACCCTGACAAAGCTTTCGTCTTCGTCGACAACCACGACACCCAGAGGGGACACAGAGGACATG GAGACCAGCTGAGCTACAGATGGCCGAGGGACTACCAGCTGGGTGTGGCCTTCACCCTGGCGCAGCCGTACGGTTTCACCCGCATCATGTCCTCATACGACTTCGGCAGCGACACTAACGCTGGACCTCCACACCTGGACGACTACAG GACGGCAGACGTGGTCATCAATGAGAAGCAcaagtgtgagggaggctgggtgtgTGAACACCGCTGGAACACACTCtacaaaatg GTTCGTTTTCGTAATGCCGTAGTAGGAACAGGCTGGTGGACCAACTACTACAGTGATGGTAACGTGGTGGCCTTCTCCAGGGGTAGCAGGGGATTCTTCCTCTTGGTCAAGAACGGTACAGTGTCTCAG ACGTTCCAGACGAGTCTGCCGGCAGGGACGTACGAGGACGTAGTGTCCTGTATGAGTGTGACGGTCAAGGATGACGGCACAGCAGAGATCAGTACCAGGGAGGAGCAGCCAGTCCTCGCCATATGCGTCGCCTGTAACTGTTCGGAACCGTTCAGgacgcctccatcaccacaacagccTG ATGGaatggctaccacaaccacaacaccagacgAAGTGAGCACCCAACCTACAACAGAAGGAgtgaccacaccagcaggacagaCGTCGTCCAGCATCACGGAGGGCGTCCACCGCACCGTCATCTTCATACGGAAGCAGACCACTGAGGGCCAAGACCTCTTCCTCAGGGGAGGCCTCGACGTTGGCCGGCGACCAG gcTGCCTCGAGCACACTCAGACGGTTCATTGTGCCATCGATATGACGACCAACCCCCTGGGTGCGACCAGCCACTACGCCAAGTACGATTCGTGGAGGTTGGGCGACACCCGCCTGGACTGGATGGGCGGCCAAGTGGGCCAAGGCACCTACCGGGGTCAGCCCGCCTCTGGCACAGCCATGGCCTGGACCTCTAACCACTCCAGTAGTCCAGGGTATCAGGAACTGAACAC GTTCGGTGACCACTACTGGATGGCAGACGTGAACCTGGACTGCTCCCAGACGAAGGCGGGATGGTTTGAGGTGAAGGCTTTCCTGACCCACGCGAACGGTGGCTGGGAGGCAGACATCACCCAG GAGACGCCCTGCTCGGGCACGGCCGGGggtctccctccctacaccagcAGGAACCACCTGGGGCGCTGTGGTCACTTCAACGTCTTCGCCTTCAACGCCTCCGTCTGCATGATTAATACATTTTAA
- the LOC139747487 gene encoding alpha-amylase-like isoform X4, which produces MTECLIIRLLVLVGVCLGVRAEEAGYENPSCGGKTVIVQLFEWKWTDIALECQRFLAPAGFCGVQVSPPNEHAIITADYPHPWWQRYQPVSYKLVSRSGTEEEFFDMVHRCNAVGVRIFVDVVVNHMAAVGRAGVGSAGSTFNGTERDFPGVPYTAQDFTPREMCPSKDGSVTDYNDPRNVRNCYLEGLCDLYGASEHVRQEVGRYLSRMVDAGVAGFRMDASKHMWPQDLRFMMDLTSDLNISHGFPHNTRPFFFQEVVDRKDGAVTVQEYYGLGRITDFRYCQKVAWGVQDPAQLVGVYDPAWGMADPDKAFVFVDNHDTQRGHRGHGDQLSYRWPRDYQLGVAFTLAQPYGFTRIMSSYDFGSDTNAGPPHLDDYRTADVVINEKHKCEGGWVCEHRWNTLYKMTFQTSLPAGTYEDVVSCMSVTVKDDGTAEISTREEQPVLAICVACNCSEPFRTPPSPQQPDGMATTTTTPDEVSTQPTTEGVTTPAGQTSSSITEGVHRTVIFIRKQTTEGQDLFLRGGLDVGRRPGCLEHTQTVHCAIDMTTNPLGATSHYAKYDSWRLGDTRLDWMGGQVGQGTYRGQPASGTAMAWTSNHSSSPGYQELNTFGDHYWMADVNLDCSQTKAGWFEVKAFLTHANGGWEADITQETPCSGTAGGLPPYTSRNHLGRCGHFNVFAFNASVCMINTF; this is translated from the exons ATGACAGAGTGTCTGATCATAAG gttgttagtgttggtgggAGTGTGTTTGGGCGTGAGGGCTGAGGAAGCGGGCTACGAGAACCCATCCTGTGGAGGCAAGACTGTCATCGTCCAGCTCTTTGAGTGGAAGTGGACCGACATCGCCCTTGAATGTCAAAGGTTCCTGGCCCCAGCTGGCTTCTGCGGTGTCCAG GTGTCGCCGCCCAATGAGCACGCAATCATCACGGCAGACTACCCTCACCCGTGGTGGCAGCGCTACCAGCCAGTCTCCTACAAGTTGGTGTCCCGCTCTGGAACGGAAGAAGAATTCTTTGATATGGTCCACCGTTGCAACGCTgttggggtcag GATCTTTGTCGACGTTGTGGTGAACCACATGGCGGCAGTGGGGCGGGCGGGCGTCGGGTCGGCCGGCTCCACGTTTAACGGAACCGAACGCGACTTCCCCGGCGTCCCCTACACTGCCCAGGACTTCACACCCAGGGAGATGTGCCCCTCGAAGGATG GCTCTGTGACCGACTACAATGACCCCAGGAACGTACGGAACTGCTACCTGGAAGGACTGTGTGACCTGTATGGGGCCTCAGAGCACGTGAGGCAGGAGGTGGGTCGCTACCTCAGCAGGATGGTGGACGCGGGCGTGGCCGGGTTCAGGATGGACGCCTCCAAACACATGTGGCCACAG GACTTGCGGTTCATGATGGACTTGACCAGTGACCTCAACATCTCGCATGGCTTCCCACACAACACGCGACCTTTCTTCTTCCAAGAGGTTGTAGACAGGAAGGACGGCGCCGTCACCGTCCAGGAGTACTATGGCTTGG GTCGTATTACGGACTTCAGGTACTGTCAGAAGGTGGCCTGGGGCGTCCAGGACCCCGCCCAGTTGGTCGGTGTTTATGACCCCGCCTGGGGCATGGCAGACCCTGACAAAGCTTTCGTCTTCGTCGACAACCACGACACCCAGAGGGGACACAGAGGACATG GAGACCAGCTGAGCTACAGATGGCCGAGGGACTACCAGCTGGGTGTGGCCTTCACCCTGGCGCAGCCGTACGGTTTCACCCGCATCATGTCCTCATACGACTTCGGCAGCGACACTAACGCTGGACCTCCACACCTGGACGACTACAG GACGGCAGACGTGGTCATCAATGAGAAGCAcaagtgtgagggaggctgggtgtgTGAACACCGCTGGAACACACTCtacaaaatg ACGTTCCAGACGAGTCTGCCGGCAGGGACGTACGAGGACGTAGTGTCCTGTATGAGTGTGACGGTCAAGGATGACGGCACAGCAGAGATCAGTACCAGGGAGGAGCAGCCAGTCCTCGCCATATGCGTCGCCTGTAACTGTTCGGAACCGTTCAGgacgcctccatcaccacaacagccTG ATGGaatggctaccacaaccacaacaccagacgAAGTGAGCACCCAACCTACAACAGAAGGAgtgaccacaccagcaggacagaCGTCGTCCAGCATCACGGAGGGCGTCCACCGCACCGTCATCTTCATACGGAAGCAGACCACTGAGGGCCAAGACCTCTTCCTCAGGGGAGGCCTCGACGTTGGCCGGCGACCAG gcTGCCTCGAGCACACTCAGACGGTTCATTGTGCCATCGATATGACGACCAACCCCCTGGGTGCGACCAGCCACTACGCCAAGTACGATTCGTGGAGGTTGGGCGACACCCGCCTGGACTGGATGGGCGGCCAAGTGGGCCAAGGCACCTACCGGGGTCAGCCCGCCTCTGGCACAGCCATGGCCTGGACCTCTAACCACTCCAGTAGTCCAGGGTATCAGGAACTGAACAC GTTCGGTGACCACTACTGGATGGCAGACGTGAACCTGGACTGCTCCCAGACGAAGGCGGGATGGTTTGAGGTGAAGGCTTTCCTGACCCACGCGAACGGTGGCTGGGAGGCAGACATCACCCAG GAGACGCCCTGCTCGGGCACGGCCGGGggtctccctccctacaccagcAGGAACCACCTGGGGCGCTGTGGTCACTTCAACGTCTTCGCCTTCAACGCCTCCGTCTGCATGATTAATACATTTTAA
- the LOC139747487 gene encoding alpha-amylase-like isoform X3, whose amino-acid sequence MTECLIIRLLVLVGVCLGVRAEEAGYENPSCGGKTVIVQLFEWKWTDIALECQRFLAPAGFCGVQSSRQVSPPNEHAIITADYPHPWWQRYQPVSYKLVSRSGTEEEFFDMVHRCNAVGVRIFVDVVVNHMAAVGRAGVGSAGSTFNGTERDFPGVPYTAQDFTPREMCPSKDGSVTDYNDPRNVRNCYLEGLCDLYGASEHVRQEVGRYLSRMVDAGVAGFRMDASKHMWPQDLRFMMDLTSDLNISHGFPHNTRPFFFQEVVDRKDGAVTVQEYYGLGRITDFRYCQKVAWGVQDPAQLVGVYDPAWGMADPDKAFVFVDNHDTQRGHRGHGDQLSYRWPRDYQLGVAFTLAQPYGFTRIMSSYDFGSDTNAGPPHLDDYRTADVVINEKHKCEGGWVCEHRWNTLYKMTFQTSLPAGTYEDVVSCMSVTVKDDGTAEISTREEQPVLAICVACNCSEPFRTPPSPQQPDGMATTTTTPDEVSTQPTTEGVTTPAGQTSSSITEGVHRTVIFIRKQTTEGQDLFLRGGLDVGRRPGCLEHTQTVHCAIDMTTNPLGATSHYAKYDSWRLGDTRLDWMGGQVGQGTYRGQPASGTAMAWTSNHSSSPGYQELNTFGDHYWMADVNLDCSQTKAGWFEVKAFLTHANGGWEADITQETPCSGTAGGLPPYTSRNHLGRCGHFNVFAFNASVCMINTF is encoded by the exons ATGACAGAGTGTCTGATCATAAG gttgttagtgttggtgggAGTGTGTTTGGGCGTGAGGGCTGAGGAAGCGGGCTACGAGAACCCATCCTGTGGAGGCAAGACTGTCATCGTCCAGCTCTTTGAGTGGAAGTGGACCGACATCGCCCTTGAATGTCAAAGGTTCCTGGCCCCAGCTGGCTTCTGCGGTGTCCAG TCCTCCCGACAGGTGTCGCCGCCCAATGAGCACGCAATCATCACGGCAGACTACCCTCACCCGTGGTGGCAGCGCTACCAGCCAGTCTCCTACAAGTTGGTGTCCCGCTCTGGAACGGAAGAAGAATTCTTTGATATGGTCCACCGTTGCAACGCTgttggggtcag GATCTTTGTCGACGTTGTGGTGAACCACATGGCGGCAGTGGGGCGGGCGGGCGTCGGGTCGGCCGGCTCCACGTTTAACGGAACCGAACGCGACTTCCCCGGCGTCCCCTACACTGCCCAGGACTTCACACCCAGGGAGATGTGCCCCTCGAAGGATG GCTCTGTGACCGACTACAATGACCCCAGGAACGTACGGAACTGCTACCTGGAAGGACTGTGTGACCTGTATGGGGCCTCAGAGCACGTGAGGCAGGAGGTGGGTCGCTACCTCAGCAGGATGGTGGACGCGGGCGTGGCCGGGTTCAGGATGGACGCCTCCAAACACATGTGGCCACAG GACTTGCGGTTCATGATGGACTTGACCAGTGACCTCAACATCTCGCATGGCTTCCCACACAACACGCGACCTTTCTTCTTCCAAGAGGTTGTAGACAGGAAGGACGGCGCCGTCACCGTCCAGGAGTACTATGGCTTGG GTCGTATTACGGACTTCAGGTACTGTCAGAAGGTGGCCTGGGGCGTCCAGGACCCCGCCCAGTTGGTCGGTGTTTATGACCCCGCCTGGGGCATGGCAGACCCTGACAAAGCTTTCGTCTTCGTCGACAACCACGACACCCAGAGGGGACACAGAGGACATG GAGACCAGCTGAGCTACAGATGGCCGAGGGACTACCAGCTGGGTGTGGCCTTCACCCTGGCGCAGCCGTACGGTTTCACCCGCATCATGTCCTCATACGACTTCGGCAGCGACACTAACGCTGGACCTCCACACCTGGACGACTACAG GACGGCAGACGTGGTCATCAATGAGAAGCAcaagtgtgagggaggctgggtgtgTGAACACCGCTGGAACACACTCtacaaaatg ACGTTCCAGACGAGTCTGCCGGCAGGGACGTACGAGGACGTAGTGTCCTGTATGAGTGTGACGGTCAAGGATGACGGCACAGCAGAGATCAGTACCAGGGAGGAGCAGCCAGTCCTCGCCATATGCGTCGCCTGTAACTGTTCGGAACCGTTCAGgacgcctccatcaccacaacagccTG ATGGaatggctaccacaaccacaacaccagacgAAGTGAGCACCCAACCTACAACAGAAGGAgtgaccacaccagcaggacagaCGTCGTCCAGCATCACGGAGGGCGTCCACCGCACCGTCATCTTCATACGGAAGCAGACCACTGAGGGCCAAGACCTCTTCCTCAGGGGAGGCCTCGACGTTGGCCGGCGACCAG gcTGCCTCGAGCACACTCAGACGGTTCATTGTGCCATCGATATGACGACCAACCCCCTGGGTGCGACCAGCCACTACGCCAAGTACGATTCGTGGAGGTTGGGCGACACCCGCCTGGACTGGATGGGCGGCCAAGTGGGCCAAGGCACCTACCGGGGTCAGCCCGCCTCTGGCACAGCCATGGCCTGGACCTCTAACCACTCCAGTAGTCCAGGGTATCAGGAACTGAACAC GTTCGGTGACCACTACTGGATGGCAGACGTGAACCTGGACTGCTCCCAGACGAAGGCGGGATGGTTTGAGGTGAAGGCTTTCCTGACCCACGCGAACGGTGGCTGGGAGGCAGACATCACCCAG GAGACGCCCTGCTCGGGCACGGCCGGGggtctccctccctacaccagcAGGAACCACCTGGGGCGCTGTGGTCACTTCAACGTCTTCGCCTTCAACGCCTCCGTCTGCATGATTAATACATTTTAA
- the LOC139747487 gene encoding alpha-amylase-like isoform X1, protein MTECLIIRLLVLVGVCLGVRAEEAGYENPSCGGKTVIVQLFEWKWTDIALECQRFLAPAGFCGVQSSRQVSPPNEHAIITADYPHPWWQRYQPVSYKLVSRSGTEEEFFDMVHRCNAVGVRIFVDVVVNHMAAVGRAGVGSAGSTFNGTERDFPGVPYTAQDFTPREMCPSKDGSVTDYNDPRNVRNCYLEGLCDLYGASEHVRQEVGRYLSRMVDAGVAGFRMDASKHMWPQDLRFMMDLTSDLNISHGFPHNTRPFFFQEVVDRKDGAVTVQEYYGLGRITDFRYCQKVAWGVQDPAQLVGVYDPAWGMADPDKAFVFVDNHDTQRGHRGHGDQLSYRWPRDYQLGVAFTLAQPYGFTRIMSSYDFGSDTNAGPPHLDDYRTADVVINEKHKCEGGWVCEHRWNTLYKMVRFRNAVVGTGWWTNYYSDGNVVAFSRGSRGFFLLVKNGTVSQTFQTSLPAGTYEDVVSCMSVTVKDDGTAEISTREEQPVLAICVACNCSEPFRTPPSPQQPDGMATTTTTPDEVSTQPTTEGVTTPAGQTSSSITEGVHRTVIFIRKQTTEGQDLFLRGGLDVGRRPGCLEHTQTVHCAIDMTTNPLGATSHYAKYDSWRLGDTRLDWMGGQVGQGTYRGQPASGTAMAWTSNHSSSPGYQELNTFGDHYWMADVNLDCSQTKAGWFEVKAFLTHANGGWEADITQETPCSGTAGGLPPYTSRNHLGRCGHFNVFAFNASVCMINTF, encoded by the exons ATGACAGAGTGTCTGATCATAAG gttgttagtgttggtgggAGTGTGTTTGGGCGTGAGGGCTGAGGAAGCGGGCTACGAGAACCCATCCTGTGGAGGCAAGACTGTCATCGTCCAGCTCTTTGAGTGGAAGTGGACCGACATCGCCCTTGAATGTCAAAGGTTCCTGGCCCCAGCTGGCTTCTGCGGTGTCCAG TCCTCCCGACAGGTGTCGCCGCCCAATGAGCACGCAATCATCACGGCAGACTACCCTCACCCGTGGTGGCAGCGCTACCAGCCAGTCTCCTACAAGTTGGTGTCCCGCTCTGGAACGGAAGAAGAATTCTTTGATATGGTCCACCGTTGCAACGCTgttggggtcag GATCTTTGTCGACGTTGTGGTGAACCACATGGCGGCAGTGGGGCGGGCGGGCGTCGGGTCGGCCGGCTCCACGTTTAACGGAACCGAACGCGACTTCCCCGGCGTCCCCTACACTGCCCAGGACTTCACACCCAGGGAGATGTGCCCCTCGAAGGATG GCTCTGTGACCGACTACAATGACCCCAGGAACGTACGGAACTGCTACCTGGAAGGACTGTGTGACCTGTATGGGGCCTCAGAGCACGTGAGGCAGGAGGTGGGTCGCTACCTCAGCAGGATGGTGGACGCGGGCGTGGCCGGGTTCAGGATGGACGCCTCCAAACACATGTGGCCACAG GACTTGCGGTTCATGATGGACTTGACCAGTGACCTCAACATCTCGCATGGCTTCCCACACAACACGCGACCTTTCTTCTTCCAAGAGGTTGTAGACAGGAAGGACGGCGCCGTCACCGTCCAGGAGTACTATGGCTTGG GTCGTATTACGGACTTCAGGTACTGTCAGAAGGTGGCCTGGGGCGTCCAGGACCCCGCCCAGTTGGTCGGTGTTTATGACCCCGCCTGGGGCATGGCAGACCCTGACAAAGCTTTCGTCTTCGTCGACAACCACGACACCCAGAGGGGACACAGAGGACATG GAGACCAGCTGAGCTACAGATGGCCGAGGGACTACCAGCTGGGTGTGGCCTTCACCCTGGCGCAGCCGTACGGTTTCACCCGCATCATGTCCTCATACGACTTCGGCAGCGACACTAACGCTGGACCTCCACACCTGGACGACTACAG GACGGCAGACGTGGTCATCAATGAGAAGCAcaagtgtgagggaggctgggtgtgTGAACACCGCTGGAACACACTCtacaaaatg GTTCGTTTTCGTAATGCCGTAGTAGGAACAGGCTGGTGGACCAACTACTACAGTGATGGTAACGTGGTGGCCTTCTCCAGGGGTAGCAGGGGATTCTTCCTCTTGGTCAAGAACGGTACAGTGTCTCAG ACGTTCCAGACGAGTCTGCCGGCAGGGACGTACGAGGACGTAGTGTCCTGTATGAGTGTGACGGTCAAGGATGACGGCACAGCAGAGATCAGTACCAGGGAGGAGCAGCCAGTCCTCGCCATATGCGTCGCCTGTAACTGTTCGGAACCGTTCAGgacgcctccatcaccacaacagccTG ATGGaatggctaccacaaccacaacaccagacgAAGTGAGCACCCAACCTACAACAGAAGGAgtgaccacaccagcaggacagaCGTCGTCCAGCATCACGGAGGGCGTCCACCGCACCGTCATCTTCATACGGAAGCAGACCACTGAGGGCCAAGACCTCTTCCTCAGGGGAGGCCTCGACGTTGGCCGGCGACCAG gcTGCCTCGAGCACACTCAGACGGTTCATTGTGCCATCGATATGACGACCAACCCCCTGGGTGCGACCAGCCACTACGCCAAGTACGATTCGTGGAGGTTGGGCGACACCCGCCTGGACTGGATGGGCGGCCAAGTGGGCCAAGGCACCTACCGGGGTCAGCCCGCCTCTGGCACAGCCATGGCCTGGACCTCTAACCACTCCAGTAGTCCAGGGTATCAGGAACTGAACAC GTTCGGTGACCACTACTGGATGGCAGACGTGAACCTGGACTGCTCCCAGACGAAGGCGGGATGGTTTGAGGTGAAGGCTTTCCTGACCCACGCGAACGGTGGCTGGGAGGCAGACATCACCCAG GAGACGCCCTGCTCGGGCACGGCCGGGggtctccctccctacaccagcAGGAACCACCTGGGGCGCTGTGGTCACTTCAACGTCTTCGCCTTCAACGCCTCCGTCTGCATGATTAATACATTTTAA